One part of the Hydra vulgaris chromosome 01, alternate assembly HydraT2T_AEP genome encodes these proteins:
- the LOC136075018 gene encoding NACHT, LRR and PYD domains-containing protein 3-like isoform X6 — translation MSDELKKYYLKFYEKISELQPFSKASVNVDLIQKFVDLCIVDAVNAQVERLVDTVFSVERKEFLEKQISYTPIPYSEIFAKQNSLILISGIAGIGKTWLLRKCLLDWSNGLIWKNVELVFYLECRRLNQHQNISNINELLNVFYKDIVKDFKFSNHTALFIIDGLDEFKYFNDLINPSLTCNYPIVNALEEIQKYKHVIAGRVYAIDQYQKISTEHSDKLTIQIMGFNENGINNYVENHVVKEKKEVVKTTLRESPNAKAMASVPFYLSSICKIISYSKKIDENSFLTMTDLYTNIFLYFLRKHIIKNNKFMYEIMEDSSNKKYILNICKIAYKMFVNNKIVFSKDEIQAFINDFDRNKGNFFGFIERIETDLGCYYQFTHLTIMEFCASVYAYNCLSSDEIMADEKLKRCLSMICGLANKNPNSLLKFLVNLDPSKKSYKESSLLIPIFGPSITMRHRNRIWEDIMSHLNSLGAKIEDINQLRNREWDYLRRATMQKFAKSLKTGAAGRQLTELDNVVLDILDRKSINVSGINVPDFNISFCMTDDALSSTPNQLSTPTATLSSSSKEVNFTLKQSSDTASFISSMSDNTTLVGDSRQILQDSIQNKPSMGALKNLKRKQARKSLLVDGSFKKFKVSVLGLEKERLEKEQELRVKLLKLDVALRQQQIRKEKALTIYYTTATKLMHEKMQPSNQQHFVNTDTEEILLH, via the exons ATGTCagatgaactaaaaaaatattatcttaaattttATGAGAAAATTAGCGAACTTCAACCGTTTTCAAAAGCATCTGTAAATGTTGATCtgatacaaaaatttgttgatctATGTATTGTAGATGCAGTGAATGCTCAAGTGGAACGCTTAGTAGATACTGTTTTTAGTGTTGAACGAAAGGAATTTCTTGAAAAGCAAATCAGTTATACACCAATTCCATATAGTGaaatatttgcaaaacaaaactctttaatattaatatctgGTATAGCTGGTATTGGGAAAACATGGTTGCTTAGGAAATGTTTGCTTGATTGGTCAAATGgtttaatttggaaaaatgttgAACTTGTGTTTTATTTGGAATGTAGGAGGCTTAATCaacatcaaaatatttctaatattaatgaaTTGCTAAATGTTTTCTACAAAGATATTGTAAAGGACTTTAAATTTAGTAATCATACTGCACTATTTATAATTGATGGATTAGATGAATTCAAATATTTCAATGACTTAATAAATCCAAGTTTGACTTGTAATTATCCAATTGTTAATGCTTtagaagaaattcaaaaatacaaacatgtaaTTGCTGGTAGAGTTTATGCAATAgatcaataccaaaaaatttcTACAGAACATAGCGATAAGTTAACCATTCAAATAATGGGGTTTAATGAAAATGGAATAAATAACTATGTAGAAAATCATGttgtgaaagaaaaaaaagaagttgtaaaaacaactttaaggGAGTCTCCAAATGCAAAAGCCATGGCATCTGttccattttatttatcttccatatgtaaaattattagttattcgaaaaaaattgatgaaaattcATTCTTGACAATGACAGAtttgtatacaaatatttttttatactttttgcgAAAAcacatcattaaaaacaataaatttatgtatgAGATAATGGAAGACAgttccaataaaaaatatattttaaatatttgtaaaattgcatataaaatgtttgttaacaataaaattgttttttccaaAGATGAAATTCAAGCTTTTATTAATGACTTTGACAGaaataaaggtaatttttttggatttatagaAAGGATTGAAACAGATCTCGGTTGTTATTATCAGTTTACACACTTGACAATAATGGAGTTTTGTGCATCCGTATATGCATATAATTGTTTAAGTAGTGATGAGATTATGGCCGATGAGAAGCTGAAGAGATGCTTATCAATGATTTGTGGATTAGCTAATAAAAACCCAAACagtttattaaagtttcttgTTAACCTGGATCCTTCAAAAAAATCCTATAAAGAATCTTCACTTTTGATTCCTATTTttg GTCCATCTATTACTATGAGGCATAGAAATAGAATTTGGGAAGACATAATGTcacatttaaatagtttagggGCAAAAATTGAAGATATCAACCAGCTGCGTAATAGAGAGTGGGATTATTTGCGAAGAGCTACAATgcaaaaatttgctaaaagtCTAAAAACAG gtgCTGCAGGGAGACAACTAACAGAATTAGATAATGTTGTCTTAGACATTCTTGACAGGAAGTCAATAAATGTATCTGGAATCAATGTTCCTGATTTTAATATCTCTTTTTGTATGACAGATGATGCATTGTCATCCACTCCCAACCAACTTTCTACTCCTACTGCCACCCTTTCTTCATCAAGTAAAGAAGTAAACTTTACTTTGAAACAATCTTCTGATACAGCTTCTTTTATTTCATCTATGTCTg ACAATACCACTCTTGTTGGTGATAGTCGTCAGATACTTCAAG attcaATTCAAAATAAACCATCAATGGgggcattaaaaaatttaaaaagaaaacaagctAGAAAAAGTCTTTTGGTAGatggaagttttaaaaaatttaaagtaagtGTTTTAGGGTTAGAAAAAGAAAGATTAGAAAAAGAACAAGAGTTAAGagttaaacttttgaaattggACGTTGCCCTCAGGCAACAGCAAATTCGAAAAGAAAAGGCTTTAACAATATATTACACTACAGCAACAAAGCTAATGCATGAGAAAATGCAACCTTCAAACCAGcaacattttgtaaatacagacacg gagGAAATTCTCTTGCATTAA
- the LOC136075018 gene encoding NACHT, LRR and PYD domains-containing protein 3-like isoform X5: MSDELKKYYLKFYEKISELQPFSKASVNVDLIQKFVDLCIVDAVNAQVERLVDTVFSVERKEFLEKQISYTPIPYSEIFAKQNSLILISGIAGIGKTWLLRKCLLDWSNGLIWKNVELVFYLECRRLNQHQNISNINELLNVFYKDIVKDFKFSNHTALFIIDGLDEFKYFNDLINPSLTCNYPIVNALEEIQKYKHVIAGRVYAIDQYQKISTEHSDKLTIQIMGFNENGINNYVENHVVKEKKEVVKTTLRESPNAKAMASVPFYLSSICKIISYSKKIDENSFLTMTDLYTNIFLYFLRKHIIKNNKFMYEIMEDSSNKKYILNICKIAYKMFVNNKIVFSKDEIQAFINDFDRNKGNFFGFIERIETDLGCYYQFTHLTIMEFCASVYAYNCLSSDEIMADEKLKRCLSMICGLANKNPNSLLKFLVNLDPSKKSYKESSLLIPIFGPSITMRHRNRIWEDIMSHLNSLGAKIEDINQLRNREWDYLRRATMQKFAKSLKTGAAGRQLTELDNVVLDILDRKSINVSGINVPDFNISFCMTDDALSSTPNQLSTPTATLSSSSKEVNFTLKQSSDTASFISSMSDARIDCMFSPNLDNTTLVGDSRQILQDSIQNKPSMGALKNLKRKQARKSLLVDGSFKKFKVSVLGLEKERLEKEQELRVKLLKLDVALRQQQIRKEKALTIYYTTATKLMHEKMQPSNQQHFVNTDTEEILLH; this comes from the exons ATGTCagatgaactaaaaaaatattatcttaaattttATGAGAAAATTAGCGAACTTCAACCGTTTTCAAAAGCATCTGTAAATGTTGATCtgatacaaaaatttgttgatctATGTATTGTAGATGCAGTGAATGCTCAAGTGGAACGCTTAGTAGATACTGTTTTTAGTGTTGAACGAAAGGAATTTCTTGAAAAGCAAATCAGTTATACACCAATTCCATATAGTGaaatatttgcaaaacaaaactctttaatattaatatctgGTATAGCTGGTATTGGGAAAACATGGTTGCTTAGGAAATGTTTGCTTGATTGGTCAAATGgtttaatttggaaaaatgttgAACTTGTGTTTTATTTGGAATGTAGGAGGCTTAATCaacatcaaaatatttctaatattaatgaaTTGCTAAATGTTTTCTACAAAGATATTGTAAAGGACTTTAAATTTAGTAATCATACTGCACTATTTATAATTGATGGATTAGATGAATTCAAATATTTCAATGACTTAATAAATCCAAGTTTGACTTGTAATTATCCAATTGTTAATGCTTtagaagaaattcaaaaatacaaacatgtaaTTGCTGGTAGAGTTTATGCAATAgatcaataccaaaaaatttcTACAGAACATAGCGATAAGTTAACCATTCAAATAATGGGGTTTAATGAAAATGGAATAAATAACTATGTAGAAAATCATGttgtgaaagaaaaaaaagaagttgtaaaaacaactttaaggGAGTCTCCAAATGCAAAAGCCATGGCATCTGttccattttatttatcttccatatgtaaaattattagttattcgaaaaaaattgatgaaaattcATTCTTGACAATGACAGAtttgtatacaaatatttttttatactttttgcgAAAAcacatcattaaaaacaataaatttatgtatgAGATAATGGAAGACAgttccaataaaaaatatattttaaatatttgtaaaattgcatataaaatgtttgttaacaataaaattgttttttccaaAGATGAAATTCAAGCTTTTATTAATGACTTTGACAGaaataaaggtaatttttttggatttatagaAAGGATTGAAACAGATCTCGGTTGTTATTATCAGTTTACACACTTGACAATAATGGAGTTTTGTGCATCCGTATATGCATATAATTGTTTAAGTAGTGATGAGATTATGGCCGATGAGAAGCTGAAGAGATGCTTATCAATGATTTGTGGATTAGCTAATAAAAACCCAAACagtttattaaagtttcttgTTAACCTGGATCCTTCAAAAAAATCCTATAAAGAATCTTCACTTTTGATTCCTATTTttg GTCCATCTATTACTATGAGGCATAGAAATAGAATTTGGGAAGACATAATGTcacatttaaatagtttagggGCAAAAATTGAAGATATCAACCAGCTGCGTAATAGAGAGTGGGATTATTTGCGAAGAGCTACAATgcaaaaatttgctaaaagtCTAAAAACAG gtgCTGCAGGGAGACAACTAACAGAATTAGATAATGTTGTCTTAGACATTCTTGACAGGAAGTCAATAAATGTATCTGGAATCAATGTTCCTGATTTTAATATCTCTTTTTGTATGACAGATGATGCATTGTCATCCACTCCCAACCAACTTTCTACTCCTACTGCCACCCTTTCTTCATCAAGTAAAGAAGTAAACTTTACTTTGAAACAATCTTCTGATACAGCTTCTTTTATTTCATCTATGTCTg atgCAAGAATTGATTGTATGTTCTCCCCTAATTTAGACAATACCACTCTTGTTGGTGATAGTCGTCAGATACTTCAAG attcaATTCAAAATAAACCATCAATGGgggcattaaaaaatttaaaaagaaaacaagctAGAAAAAGTCTTTTGGTAGatggaagttttaaaaaatttaaagtaagtGTTTTAGGGTTAGAAAAAGAAAGATTAGAAAAAGAACAAGAGTTAAGagttaaacttttgaaattggACGTTGCCCTCAGGCAACAGCAAATTCGAAAAGAAAAGGCTTTAACAATATATTACACTACAGCAACAAAGCTAATGCATGAGAAAATGCAACCTTCAAACCAGcaacattttgtaaatacagacacg gagGAAATTCTCTTGCATTAA